Proteins encoded by one window of Electrophorus electricus isolate fEleEle1 chromosome 17, fEleEle1.pri, whole genome shotgun sequence:
- the ak3 gene encoding GTP:AMP phosphotransferase AK3, mitochondrial, protein MVLKRIFRGVIMGPPGSGKGTVSGRITQTFGLKHLSSGDILRANINAKTELGLLMKSCIDQGQLVPDDIISRLVLAKLRDMDHSSWLLDGFPRTVAQAENLDSMCTLDTVINLDVPFETIKERLTSRWVHLPSGRVYNTDFNPPKIPGLDDVTGEPLSQRDDDTPVTVTRRLKAYENQTQPVLEYYRSKGVLTTFTGTETNKIWPHVHAFLGKKIPHPQQVSKAHESPE, encoded by the exons ATGGTTTTGAAAAGGATATTCCGAGGCGTGATCATGGGACCACCGGGCTCGGGAAAAGGAACGGTGTCTGGTCGAATCACACAAACTTTTGGACTGAAGCATCTTTCCAGTGGTGATATCCTCCGAGCCAACATCAATGCAAAGACGG AGCTGGGTCTTCTGATGAAGTCTTGCATAGACCAGGGTCAGCTGGTCCCTGATGACATCATCTCTCGCCTTGTCCTGGCCAAGCTCAGAGACATGGATCACAGCAGCTGGCTCTTAGATG GGTTCCCCCGGACCGTGGCGCAAGCCGAGAACTTGGACAGCATGTGCACCTTGGACACAGTCATCAATCTGGACGTGCCTTTCGAGACCATTAAGGAGCGCCTGACGTCACGCTGGGTGCACCTCCCCAGCGGTCGAGTGTACAACACGGACTTCAACCCACCCAAGATCCCA GGTCTTGATGATGTCACAGGGGAACCTTTGAGCCAGAGGGACGATGACACACCCGTGACGGTGACCCGGAGATTGAAGGCCTACGAGAACCAGACTCAGCCGGTTTTGGAGTATTACAG GAGCAAAGGAGTGTTGACGACGTTTACGGGGACTGAAACCAACAAAATCTGGCCTCATGTTCATGCCTTCCTCGGCAAGAAAATTCCACATCCCCAGCAG GTCTCAAAAGCACACGAGAGCCCGGAGTGA
- the cdc37l1 gene encoding hsp90 co-chaperone Cdc37-like 1 isoform X1 yields MEWFMFPDEQSRTTGNPNLASHSEVPQASVENMVSLCESQQQYVKASIVSHWQLVEAQDQLGGLELHSSESAEQAHARALASSAHISQAEQEWRLKESMLGVEADPRCSPVLGPEVDRGGFDRSIINDPLPSEADSDNSLPFVQRHEQHLKHFGMLHRWDDSQHFLAQFPHIIREETANYLILWCFRLYAENKGALMEQVAHQAVAMQFILEMARNTQQDPRGCFRQFFQKAKAGQEGYLDVFQTELEAFKHRVREYAVKSNRDRPKGPEQKDTLPSCRLDPREVLESLPPELKACIQSQDMHILQNVLSTMNPQVAEYHIKRCLEAGLCATPGRGPKEDDWETEELKMMEMS; encoded by the exons ATGGAGTGGTTTATGTTCCCCGACGAGCAGAGCCGTACGACTGGCAACCCAAATCTCGCTTCGCACTCAGAAGTTCCCCAG GCCAGTGTGGAGAAcatggtgtctctgtgtgagagcCAACAGCAGTATGTGAAGGCCTCCATCGTGTCTCACTGGCAGCTGGTGGAGGCGCAGGACCAGCTGGGCGGTCTGGAGCTGCACAGCAGTGAGTCGGCGGAGCAGGCCCACGCCCGAGCACTCGCCTCCTCTGCCCACATCTCCCAGGCCGAGCAAGAGTGGAGGCTGAAGGAGAGCATGCTGGGGGTGGAGGCTGACCCCCGCTGCAGCCCCGTGCTCGGCCCGGAGGTGGACCGCGGCGGGTTCGATAGG AGTATTATAAATGATCCTCTGCCGAGTGAAGCGGATTCCGACAACAGTTTACCATTTGTACAGAGGCATGAGCAACACCTGAAACATTTTG GCATGCTGCACAGGTGGGACGACAGTCAACATTTTCTGGCCCAGTTCCCCCACATCATCCGGGAGGAAACGGCCAACTACCTAATCTTATGGTGCTTTCGTCTCTACGCTGAAAAT aaaggGGCACTAATGGAGCAGGTGGCACACCAGGCAGTTGCCATGCAGTTTATCCTGGAGATGGCCCGCAACACACAGCAAGACCCGCGCGGCTGCTTCCGCCAGTTCTTCCAGAAAGCCAAA GCAGGGCAGGAGGGTTATCTGGACGTCTTTCAAACAGAGCTCGAGGCCTTCaagcacagagtgagggagTACGCCGTGAAGTCTAACCGGGACCGTCCCAAAGGGCCGGAGCAAAAGGACACGCTCCCCAGCTGTCGTCTTGACCCCAGAGAAGTCTTGGAGTCCCTGCCTCCC GAGCTAAAGGCCTGTATCCAGTCACAAGACATGCACATTCTCCAGAATGTTCTTAGCACCATGAATCCACAG GTGGCGGAGTATCATATAAAGCGGTGCTTGGAGGCGGGGCTGTGCGCGACCCCAGGAAGAGGCCCAAAGGAGGATGACTGGGAAACGGAGGAGCTGAAGATGATGGAGATGTCCTAG
- the cdc37l1 gene encoding hsp90 co-chaperone Cdc37-like 1 isoform X3, with translation MEWFMFPDEQSRTTGNPNLASHSEVPQASVENMVSLCESQQQYVKASIVSHWQLVEAQDQLGGLELHSSESAEQAHARALASSAHISQAEQEWRLKESMLGVEADPRCSPVLGPEVDRGGFDRSIINDPLPSEADSDNSLPFVQRHEQHLKHFGMLHRWDDSQHFLAQFPHIIREETANYLILWCFRLYAENKGALMEQVAHQAVAMQFILEMARNTQQDPRGCFRQFFQKAKELKACIQSQDMHILQNVLSTMNPQVAEYHIKRCLEAGLCATPGRGPKEDDWETEELKMMEMS, from the exons ATGGAGTGGTTTATGTTCCCCGACGAGCAGAGCCGTACGACTGGCAACCCAAATCTCGCTTCGCACTCAGAAGTTCCCCAG GCCAGTGTGGAGAAcatggtgtctctgtgtgagagcCAACAGCAGTATGTGAAGGCCTCCATCGTGTCTCACTGGCAGCTGGTGGAGGCGCAGGACCAGCTGGGCGGTCTGGAGCTGCACAGCAGTGAGTCGGCGGAGCAGGCCCACGCCCGAGCACTCGCCTCCTCTGCCCACATCTCCCAGGCCGAGCAAGAGTGGAGGCTGAAGGAGAGCATGCTGGGGGTGGAGGCTGACCCCCGCTGCAGCCCCGTGCTCGGCCCGGAGGTGGACCGCGGCGGGTTCGATAGG AGTATTATAAATGATCCTCTGCCGAGTGAAGCGGATTCCGACAACAGTTTACCATTTGTACAGAGGCATGAGCAACACCTGAAACATTTTG GCATGCTGCACAGGTGGGACGACAGTCAACATTTTCTGGCCCAGTTCCCCCACATCATCCGGGAGGAAACGGCCAACTACCTAATCTTATGGTGCTTTCGTCTCTACGCTGAAAAT aaaggGGCACTAATGGAGCAGGTGGCACACCAGGCAGTTGCCATGCAGTTTATCCTGGAGATGGCCCGCAACACACAGCAAGACCCGCGCGGCTGCTTCCGCCAGTTCTTCCAGAAAGCCAAA GAGCTAAAGGCCTGTATCCAGTCACAAGACATGCACATTCTCCAGAATGTTCTTAGCACCATGAATCCACAG GTGGCGGAGTATCATATAAAGCGGTGCTTGGAGGCGGGGCTGTGCGCGACCCCAGGAAGAGGCCCAAAGGAGGATGACTGGGAAACGGAGGAGCTGAAGATGATGGAGATGTCCTAG
- the cdc37l1 gene encoding hsp90 co-chaperone Cdc37-like 1 isoform X2, whose product MVSLCESQQQYVKASIVSHWQLVEAQDQLGGLELHSSESAEQAHARALASSAHISQAEQEWRLKESMLGVEADPRCSPVLGPEVDRGGFDRSIINDPLPSEADSDNSLPFVQRHEQHLKHFGMLHRWDDSQHFLAQFPHIIREETANYLILWCFRLYAENKGALMEQVAHQAVAMQFILEMARNTQQDPRGCFRQFFQKAKAGQEGYLDVFQTELEAFKHRVREYAVKSNRDRPKGPEQKDTLPSCRLDPREVLESLPPELKACIQSQDMHILQNVLSTMNPQVAEYHIKRCLEAGLCATPGRGPKEDDWETEELKMMEMS is encoded by the exons atggtgtctctgtgtgagagcCAACAGCAGTATGTGAAGGCCTCCATCGTGTCTCACTGGCAGCTGGTGGAGGCGCAGGACCAGCTGGGCGGTCTGGAGCTGCACAGCAGTGAGTCGGCGGAGCAGGCCCACGCCCGAGCACTCGCCTCCTCTGCCCACATCTCCCAGGCCGAGCAAGAGTGGAGGCTGAAGGAGAGCATGCTGGGGGTGGAGGCTGACCCCCGCTGCAGCCCCGTGCTCGGCCCGGAGGTGGACCGCGGCGGGTTCGATAGG AGTATTATAAATGATCCTCTGCCGAGTGAAGCGGATTCCGACAACAGTTTACCATTTGTACAGAGGCATGAGCAACACCTGAAACATTTTG GCATGCTGCACAGGTGGGACGACAGTCAACATTTTCTGGCCCAGTTCCCCCACATCATCCGGGAGGAAACGGCCAACTACCTAATCTTATGGTGCTTTCGTCTCTACGCTGAAAAT aaaggGGCACTAATGGAGCAGGTGGCACACCAGGCAGTTGCCATGCAGTTTATCCTGGAGATGGCCCGCAACACACAGCAAGACCCGCGCGGCTGCTTCCGCCAGTTCTTCCAGAAAGCCAAA GCAGGGCAGGAGGGTTATCTGGACGTCTTTCAAACAGAGCTCGAGGCCTTCaagcacagagtgagggagTACGCCGTGAAGTCTAACCGGGACCGTCCCAAAGGGCCGGAGCAAAAGGACACGCTCCCCAGCTGTCGTCTTGACCCCAGAGAAGTCTTGGAGTCCCTGCCTCCC GAGCTAAAGGCCTGTATCCAGTCACAAGACATGCACATTCTCCAGAATGTTCTTAGCACCATGAATCCACAG GTGGCGGAGTATCATATAAAGCGGTGCTTGGAGGCGGGGCTGTGCGCGACCCCAGGAAGAGGCCCAAAGGAGGATGACTGGGAAACGGAGGAGCTGAAGATGATGGAGATGTCCTAG